In Limnohabitans sp. TEGF004, the genomic window CTAAAAGCCTGGAAGACCCAAGGTGGTCACCGCCGTATTTCATTGCAGTCCATCCAAGACTACCAACGTCGCCACAATTTGGCCCCCGCGTCCATGATGCAAGGTGAAGACCGCTTGCGCGTGTTGGTGGTGGAGGATGACGAGAGCACACGTTTGATGTTGCAAACCAACTTTGACCAATGGGGCTTGCCTTTGGATGCCGTGATGTATGCATCCGCCATGGAAGCTTTGCTGGACATGCCCAGCTTGCAGCCACAAGTGCTGTTGACCGATTTGAAAATGCCCAATGTGGACGGTTTTGAGTTTTTGAAAACTCTCAGCGCGCATAACTTGTTCAGCAATTTAGCCGTGGTCGTCATGACCGGCATGAGCGCGGAAGAGGTGCGTGCCAAAGGCGGCTTGCCAGATGGTGTGCAACTGCTGCAAAAGCCCATCGACATGGACTGGTTGCACGGCTTTTTCGATGCGCTGATGTCTGTGCGTCAAATCAATCGTCGCTCACGCGCTCAACCTGCTTAAATCTTGCACTTTGGTGCCTGAGTGACAGCTGAAGGGGGAAGAGCCAGTTAAGCTCTGCCCCGTGCTCAAACTCTCCGTCCTCGATCAATCCGCTGCTGCCTCTGGCCGAAGCCAAGACACAGCCATTCGTCAAACCCTAGACCTCGCCATTCAGTGCGAGGCTTGGGGCTATCACCGCTTTTGGGTAAGCGAACACCATAGCCACCCCAGCATCGTAGGCACTGCGCCCGAAGTGTTGATGGCCGCCATTGCCGCACGCACCACGCGCAT contains:
- a CDS encoding response regulator yields the protein MNMPPSKEPYDGYCGTSYAAKMLGISVGTVQGLVEKNDLKAWKTQGGHRRISLQSIQDYQRRHNLAPASMMQGEDRLRVLVVEDDESTRLMLQTNFDQWGLPLDAVMYASAMEALLDMPSLQPQVLLTDLKMPNVDGFEFLKTLSAHNLFSNLAVVVMTGMSAEEVRAKGGLPDGVQLLQKPIDMDWLHGFFDALMSVRQINRRSRAQPA